The Puntigrus tetrazona isolate hp1 chromosome 4, ASM1883169v1, whole genome shotgun sequence genome includes a window with the following:
- the LOC122343143 gene encoding zinc finger protein 32-like produces MAHAGGEAFVCHHCGKSFSRKDVLGIHMRVHTGEKPFTCPQCGKSFACKGSFRIHVRVHTGEKPYKCPRCEKSFRYRSGVNLHVRTHDGKKAP; encoded by the coding sequence ATGGCTCACGCCGGCGGAGAGGCCTTCGTGTGCCACCACTGCGGGAAGAGCTTTTCTAGGAAAGATGTCCTCGGCATCCACATGAgggttcacaccggagagaagccgttcacCTGCCCGcagtgcggaaagagcttcGCGTGCAAAGGAAGCTTCAGGATTCACGTGAgggttcacaccggagagaagccttacaagTGTCCTCGGTGCGAGAAGAGCTTCAGGTATAGAAGCGGCGTGAACCTTCACGTGCGGACTCACGACGGGAAGAAAGCGCCATGA
- the LOC122342317 gene encoding gastrula zinc finger protein XlCGF8.2DB-like has translation MVLAKKTFILERRCEVICARRALAPVIAAEERWKTEESVQTQNHSWWIGSHTITEMASIKEESEEIKIEEVFRVKLEDTEQQTVPMAFKKEDQELDEEQEKDQCSMQQDFMTGEKPRQAEKILSRKRAQKTKPNRTAKQNRQVQKSAPTGEAAFACDQCGKSFSDAKRLKRHVPIHSTEKPFTCQQCGKTFKLNKYLLTHKTVHTKERPFTCTQCGKSFSQEAHLNNHLKVHARQKSIACQTCGKSFTHKGDLNTHMSLHTGAWKDFRWRQPSQGSRNGSRRREAEHVPSLREELHERYTLKNHIRVHTGEKPFTCAQCGRSFAVKENLRTHKRIHSGVKPFTCQHCGKSFVLKGNFKRHVWRPHVKAEE, from the exons ATGGTTTTAGCCAAAAAGACCTTTATTTTGGAGCGGCGCTGTGAGGTCATATGCGCGCGCCGCGCTCTCGCTCCCGTGATTGCGGCTGAAGAAAG GTGGAAAACAGAAGAAAGTGTCCAAACACAGAACCATTCCTGGTGGATCGGCTCTCATACTATCACAGAGATGGCGTCTATTAAAGAGGAGAGCGAAGAGATCAAGATTGAAGAAGTGTTCAGAGTCAAGCTTGAAGATACTGAGCAACAAACGG TCCCAATGGCGTTCAAAAAGGAAGATCAAGAACTGGATGAAGAGCAGGAGAAAGATCAGTGCAGTATGCAACAGGATTTCATGACCGGCGAAAAACCCAGACAGGCTGAAAAGATCTTGTCTCGAAAAAGAGCTCAGAAGACCAAACCCAACCGGACAGCGAAACAAAACCGCCAGGTCCAGAAGAGCGCTCCCACTGGAGAGGCGGCGTTTGCGTGCGAccagtgtggaaagagcttctCAGACGCCAAGCGCCTTAAAAGACATGTACCGATTCACTCCACAGAGAAACCCTTCACGTGCCAGCAGTGTGGGAAAACGTTCAAGTTGAACAAATACCTCTTGACTCACAAGACGGTCCACACCAAAGAGAGGCCCTTCACCTGCACAcagtgcggaaagagcttcTCGCAAGAGGCACATCTGAACAATCACTTGAAGGTCCACGCCAGACAGAAGTCCATCGCGTGCCAGACgtgcggaaagagtttcacACACAAAGGAGATCTTAACACCCACATGAGCCTTCACACCGG TGCTTGGAAGGACTTTCGCTGGCGGCAGCCTTCTCAAGGTTCACGTAACGGCTCACGGCGGAGAGAAGCCGAACATGTGCCATCactgcgggaagagcttcacgaGCGCTACACCCTTAAGAATCACATTCGggtccacaccggagagaagcccttcaCCTGTGCCCAGTGCGGAAGGAGCTTCGCCGTTAAAGAAAACCTGCGGACTCACAAGAGAATTCACTCTGGGGTCAAGCCGTTCACCTGCCAGCACTGTGGAAAGAGTTTCGTACTGAAGGGAAACTTTAAGAGACACGTGTGGCGTCCACACGTGAAAGCGGAAGAGTGA